In one window of Agrobacterium larrymoorei DNA:
- a CDS encoding peptidoglycan DD-metalloendopeptidase family protein has translation MTEARKNLAFGKKRQQHVLILASGEKIRHITIRPWIVISTLFLVIAGTLGFIGSTAYLVFRDDMLGAMIARQTRMQKDYEDRIAALRSQVDQVTSRQLLDQQAVEKKVEKLLAQQNALSSRHGRASDLLNEAEAPAATDAPIPTPRANAFAPEKRASLSDGISAIDRVLQRPAKDATLKGSLAYGADREPVSGRALTRMLASLNRIESEQIGRIASLTTGANSKADAMADIIRSTGLKIDDKADDAVGGPYVEAASNPFQAQLANLDSALDRLETVRGAVERLPLGNPAPGRDITSRFGNRMDPFLGRLALHTGIDFRAETGANVRSTGAGTVSFAGYSGGYGNMVEIDHGKGVTTRYGHLSQISVRTGEKIELGETVGKAGSTGRSTGPHVHYEVRLNDEPVDPMRFLVAGTELKTYLQ, from the coding sequence TTGACGGAAGCGAGGAAAAACCTGGCATTTGGCAAAAAACGCCAGCAGCACGTTCTTATTCTCGCCAGTGGCGAGAAAATCCGTCACATAACGATCCGCCCCTGGATCGTCATTTCCACCCTCTTTCTGGTCATCGCGGGCACGCTCGGCTTCATCGGCTCCACTGCCTATCTCGTCTTCCGGGACGATATGCTTGGCGCGATGATTGCCCGGCAAACGCGCATGCAGAAGGACTATGAGGATCGTATCGCAGCACTGCGCTCGCAGGTCGATCAGGTCACATCCCGCCAGCTTCTGGATCAACAAGCCGTTGAGAAGAAAGTGGAAAAGCTGCTGGCGCAGCAGAATGCCCTCTCCTCCCGTCATGGCCGCGCCAGCGATCTGCTGAACGAGGCCGAAGCGCCTGCCGCAACCGATGCGCCCATCCCCACGCCGCGTGCCAACGCCTTTGCGCCGGAAAAGCGGGCGAGCCTTTCTGACGGAATTTCCGCGATTGACCGCGTGCTCCAGCGCCCGGCCAAGGATGCGACGCTCAAAGGCAGCCTTGCCTATGGCGCGGATAGGGAGCCCGTTTCCGGGCGCGCCCTCACCCGCATGCTCGCATCCCTCAACCGCATCGAATCAGAGCAGATCGGGCGAATCGCTTCGCTCACTACCGGCGCCAACAGCAAGGCGGACGCGATGGCGGATATCATTCGCAGCACGGGTCTGAAGATTGACGACAAGGCGGATGATGCGGTTGGCGGCCCTTATGTCGAAGCCGCAAGCAACCCTTTTCAGGCACAGCTGGCAAATCTCGACAGCGCGCTGGACCGCCTCGAAACCGTGCGTGGTGCCGTAGAGCGGCTGCCGCTCGGCAACCCTGCACCGGGCCGGGACATTACCAGCCGCTTCGGCAATCGCATGGACCCCTTTCTCGGACGCCTCGCCCTCCATACCGGCATAGATTTCCGCGCGGAAACCGGCGCGAATGTTCGCTCCACCGGCGCTGGCACCGTATCTTTCGCAGGCTATTCAGGCGGTTACGGCAACATGGTCGAGATCGATCACGGCAAAGGCGTCACCACGCGCTATGGCCACCTGTCGCAAATCTCGGTCCGCACCGGTGAGAAGATCGAACTCGGAGAAACCGTCGGCAAGGCGGGCAGTACGGGCCGCTCCACCGGGCCACACGTACATTACGAAGTGCGCCTGAATGACGAGCCCGTCGATCCAATGCGCTTTCTCGTCGCAGGCACGGAATTGAAGACTTATCTTCAATAA
- the bcp gene encoding thioredoxin-dependent thiol peroxidase has translation MAELTIGENAPDFRLPRNGGGDVALSDLKGKKVVLYFYPKDDTSGCTAEAIDFSALGAQFEEANTVVIGISPDSVKSHDKFAAKHSLTVMLAADEEKSAAEAYGVWKEKSMYGKKYMGVERTTFLVSPEGKVAKIWNKVKVAGHAQEVLEEAKSL, from the coding sequence ATGGCAGAACTGACGATTGGCGAAAACGCCCCGGATTTCCGTCTTCCCAGAAACGGTGGCGGCGATGTCGCTCTCTCCGATCTGAAAGGCAAAAAAGTCGTTCTCTATTTCTACCCGAAGGATGACACTTCAGGCTGCACGGCAGAGGCAATCGACTTCAGCGCGCTCGGCGCGCAGTTCGAAGAAGCAAACACCGTCGTCATCGGCATCTCGCCCGATTCGGTAAAGAGCCACGACAAGTTTGCCGCCAAGCATTCCCTCACCGTCATGCTGGCCGCCGATGAGGAGAAGTCGGCTGCAGAGGCCTATGGCGTCTGGAAGGAAAAGAGCATGTACGGCAAAAAGTATATGGGCGTGGAACGCACGACCTTTCTCGTCTCTCCAGAGGGCAAAGTCGCCAAAATCTGGAACAAGGTGAAAGTGGCCGGTCACGCACAGGAAGTTCTCGAAGAAGCAAAGTCTCTCTGA
- a CDS encoding DUF3971 domain-containing protein: MAEIRGEKVNFSKRDIVPLHTMPSAQAEDPIIVHCPAPRSMVRAFTKFFAALVFLAFLSVGGIILSIETGSVDNALSGQAQQALERALGPRYEARIGSTAVRFASGFRLALVAQDVDIIDKDSGQHLSRARSIGMALDPLSLLAGHVSVQALEANGMELDTALLPKGQGFDFSQINVASVPAMLENAFAELDMLSQTFQRSGTEEIDLSDIAIRLPPRPDGKPRTLTLSDLSLVPDGEGGYTLDGNVGFNGQVAELALGATATNGSIDNFTARLDGFDIGPLLEQHDSAGLMHQGLNVKTGVNIVASRGGSEQKPSLAVSLGVGNGELYMGGEVQPVSGGIINARYDFDNRVVAVENSRLTFGRTVLPLHGQIRDNDAGFDLALRVEQATAVADAGGEEPVTFNIKADGTYDKATHQIDVPALYVSGPLGDMAGSLKVKFGDASPEISFGGQIPKMETTAVKQLWPFWMARKARPWVISNLFGGTVRNGSIAVFIPAGRMCGPDCPLELYGNELQIKFDVENTRLNIAGDIPPLRDTNAHFELVGEKIDVKVAKATSFFPSNRNLALENSSFSIKNVYSKPLMADLDLNVSGSADTVAELASFQPINALKDTEFKPGDFSGTVKAHAKATVGLLNSQSPPPPVWSADLDLNDVSLAHPIANRKVTSVDGSLKLNNDTLKLVGKGRIDDVAMNIDLTQPVGKTSQTARKLTLKAVLEPGQIAKLAPELSTVLGGTTLLQIDSTDPQKQDVKLDLSNASIVLPGIGWSKGVGIPAGATFQMETVDSRSNIRNFALKGDGFGAAGDLAFDKSGLVSANFSRFQLSPQDDYAVSLSAAKKSYTVSVSGKSADLRPIIARLRNSESGQGGGASSASGAGDSGDMGSFTIKADLDRVYGFNDETMSNVNATINLRGGKVRTIDFKAVSSRGQAVVAQTTNRGDGGTVNLTSSDAGSFARFTNLYTRIRGGLLNLALTTSDGTNWSGSLDLRNFSVLNEAKLQDIVATPSGQDGRSLNAAVRRNIDVSSEKFQRGFARVVYVNGVIALENGVVRGEQIGATFQGVVKDQNNNIDMTGTFMPAYGLNRLFGELPFIGIFLGNGRDRGLLGITFKLTGPTATPRLTINPLSLIAPGVFRQIFEFQ, from the coding sequence ATGGCGGAAATTCGCGGTGAAAAGGTCAATTTCAGTAAGCGAGACATCGTGCCGCTGCACACGATGCCGTCTGCGCAGGCTGAAGACCCGATTATAGTGCACTGCCCCGCACCGCGTTCCATGGTGCGCGCCTTTACTAAATTCTTTGCAGCACTCGTCTTTCTTGCCTTCCTCTCTGTCGGCGGCATCATTCTTTCCATCGAGACCGGCTCTGTAGATAACGCGCTTTCGGGGCAGGCGCAGCAGGCGCTGGAACGGGCGCTTGGGCCGCGCTACGAAGCCCGGATCGGCTCGACCGCCGTGCGCTTCGCTTCCGGCTTTCGTCTGGCGCTGGTGGCGCAGGATGTGGACATCATAGACAAGGATTCCGGCCAGCATTTGAGCCGCGCGCGCTCCATCGGCATGGCGCTGGACCCGCTATCGCTGCTGGCAGGGCATGTCTCTGTGCAGGCGCTTGAGGCCAATGGCATGGAGCTCGATACCGCGCTGCTGCCAAAGGGGCAGGGTTTCGACTTTTCCCAGATCAATGTCGCCAGCGTTCCTGCGATGCTGGAAAATGCCTTTGCCGAACTGGACATGCTGTCGCAGACATTTCAGCGCAGCGGAACCGAGGAAATCGACCTTTCCGATATAGCAATCCGGCTGCCGCCGCGCCCCGATGGGAAGCCCCGGACGCTGACGCTGAGCGACCTTTCGCTCGTGCCGGACGGCGAGGGCGGTTACACGCTGGATGGCAATGTCGGCTTCAACGGGCAGGTTGCCGAACTGGCGCTGGGCGCCACGGCCACTAATGGCAGCATCGATAACTTCACCGCGCGCCTCGACGGCTTCGATATCGGCCCGCTTCTGGAGCAGCACGATAGCGCAGGCCTCATGCATCAGGGCCTGAACGTCAAGACCGGCGTCAACATCGTGGCGAGCCGCGGCGGCAGTGAGCAGAAGCCATCGCTGGCGGTTTCACTGGGCGTCGGCAATGGCGAACTTTACATGGGCGGCGAAGTGCAGCCGGTGTCCGGCGGCATTATCAATGCGCGTTACGATTTCGACAATCGCGTCGTTGCCGTTGAAAATTCACGCCTGACATTCGGACGAACGGTGCTGCCGCTTCACGGGCAAATTCGCGATAACGACGCGGGCTTCGATCTGGCATTGCGGGTGGAGCAGGCGACTGCGGTGGCCGATGCCGGTGGCGAAGAACCGGTGACGTTCAACATCAAAGCCGATGGGACATACGACAAGGCGACGCATCAGATCGATGTTCCGGCGCTCTATGTTTCCGGCCCGCTTGGCGACATGGCGGGATCGCTGAAGGTGAAGTTCGGCGATGCTTCGCCGGAAATCAGCTTCGGCGGACAGATTCCCAAGATGGAAACGACCGCCGTCAAACAGCTATGGCCGTTCTGGATGGCGCGCAAGGCAAGGCCATGGGTCATCTCCAACCTGTTCGGCGGAACCGTTCGCAACGGATCGATTGCCGTCTTCATTCCCGCAGGGCGCATGTGCGGCCCGGATTGCCCGCTGGAGCTTTACGGCAATGAATTGCAGATCAAGTTCGATGTGGAGAATACGCGGCTGAACATCGCAGGCGACATTCCGCCGCTTCGCGATACCAATGCGCATTTCGAACTGGTGGGCGAAAAGATCGACGTGAAGGTTGCCAAGGCGACATCCTTCTTCCCTTCCAACCGCAATCTTGCGCTGGAAAACAGCAGTTTCTCCATCAAGAACGTTTATTCCAAGCCGCTGATGGCCGATCTCGATCTGAATGTTTCGGGTTCTGCGGACACGGTGGCGGAGCTGGCGTCGTTCCAGCCGATCAACGCGCTGAAGGACACGGAATTCAAGCCCGGCGACTTTTCCGGCACTGTGAAAGCGCATGCCAAGGCAACGGTCGGTCTGCTGAACAGCCAGTCGCCCCCGCCACCCGTCTGGTCTGCGGATCTGGACCTTAATGATGTGTCGCTTGCTCACCCCATTGCCAACCGCAAGGTGACCTCGGTCGATGGCAGCCTGAAGCTGAACAATGATACGCTGAAGCTGGTGGGCAAGGGTCGCATTGACGATGTGGCGATGAATATCGACCTGACGCAGCCCGTCGGCAAGACCAGCCAGACCGCGCGCAAGCTGACGCTGAAGGCGGTTCTGGAGCCTGGCCAGATTGCCAAGCTGGCGCCCGAGCTTTCGACGGTTCTGGGTGGAACGACCCTGTTGCAGATCGACAGCACCGATCCCCAGAAGCAGGATGTTAAGCTCGATCTTTCCAATGCATCCATCGTGCTGCCAGGCATTGGCTGGAGCAAGGGCGTGGGCATTCCGGCAGGCGCAACATTCCAGATGGAGACTGTGGACAGCCGCTCCAACATTCGCAATTTCGCGCTTAAAGGCGATGGCTTCGGCGCCGCTGGCGATCTGGCCTTCGACAAAAGTGGGCTGGTTTCTGCCAATTTCTCGCGCTTCCAGCTTTCGCCGCAGGATGATTACGCGGTTTCGCTTTCCGCCGCGAAGAAAAGCTATACCGTGAGCGTCAGCGGTAAATCTGCGGATCTTCGGCCCATTATCGCGCGGCTGCGCAACTCCGAGAGCGGGCAGGGCGGCGGTGCCTCCAGCGCCAGCGGGGCTGGGGACAGCGGCGACATGGGGTCTTTCACCATCAAGGCCGATCTCGACAGGGTGTATGGCTTCAACGATGAAACCATGTCCAACGTCAATGCCACGATAAACCTGCGCGGCGGCAAGGTACGCACCATCGATTTCAAGGCCGTCTCCAGCCGCGGCCAGGCAGTGGTGGCGCAGACCACCAACCGGGGCGATGGCGGCACGGTCAATCTGACAAGCAGCGACGCGGGGTCGTTCGCCCGCTTCACCAATCTCTATACACGCATTCGCGGCGGTCTTCTAAACCTTGCGCTGACGACCTCTGACGGCACCAACTGGAGCGGCTCGCTCGATCTGCGCAATTTCTCCGTTCTCAATGAAGCGAAGTTGCAGGATATCGTCGCCACCCCGTCCGGGCAGGATGGGCGCAGCCTGAATGCTGCCGTTCGCCGCAATATCGATGTCAGCTCTGAAAAGTTTCAGCGCGGCTTCGCCCGTGTCGTCTATGTGAATGGCGTGATCGCACTGGAAAACGGCGTGGTGCGCGGCGAGCAGATCGGCGCGACCTTCCAGGGCGTGGTGAAAGACCAGAACAACAATATCGACATGACGGGCACCTTCATGCCCGCCTATGGGCTGAATCGTTTGTTCGGGGAACTGCCCTTCATCGGCATATTCCTGGGCAACGGGCGGGATCGCGGTCTGCTCGGCATCACTTTCAAACTGACCGGCCCGACGGCCACGCCAAGGCTGACGATCAACCCGCTATCGCTTATCGCGCCGGGGGTTTTCCGGCAGATATTCGAATTCCAGTGA